A window of Fluoribacter dumoffii NY 23 contains these coding sequences:
- a CDS encoding NAD-glutamate dehydrogenase, with product MSYKFEEGKDVLIEAIVDRIRSSMVDDQAEFCAEFAKQLYGTVAMEDLSAWTIDDLYGAVVNFWSLISERAPHETKIRIYNPDYERHGWQTTHTVIEVICDDMPFLVDSIRLVIHRMGLSSHLTIHMGGIRVKRDKENRICEILPRNQILDEKGVIHEAPIFLEIDRQTDPEVLEEIHKGCERALEDNRVVFEDWDKMRAAVREAIAEIDKVSSVLDLDEVEETKAFLHWIEDHHFTFLGMRDYELVQKGKETVLQAVPNTGLGLLRESVTKSITRNISAMTPEAREFTLSPRILVTSKTNTLASVHRDAYTDYIGIKRFNSQGNVIGERRIIGLYTSAAYHTNPKQIPFLRRKVALIMENSKLNPRSHAGKVLLNILETLPRDDLIQGTEDELLEIAMGIFYMQDRKRIRLFARVDVYRRFVSCLVYVPKDRINTELRMAMKKILDESFNSIETTYSTQFTESVLARVHFIIKINPNLPLEFDLKEIERKLIEAGRSWTDDLQTHLYEAYGEEQANSLYARYKNAFPVAYSDMFPARTAVYDIKHIELLTPEQPLEINFYKPLDESENSFRLKVYQHDTTIPLSDVLPILEKLGLRAISERPYQLKFEDGKVAWINEFSMQYNKPIQFELDEIKELFQNAFAKVWFGQAENDGFNQLVLAAGLNWREVAVLRTYAKYFKQIGITFSQDYMETALNNNVGIAKKLVRLFEIRCSPVDDPSREDRFTDLSVEILNDLDTVSNLDEDKIIRQYIHAISATLRTNFYQLKDDGHHKPYISLKLNSKIIPGVPKPHPMFEIFVYSPRFEGVHLRCGKVARGGLRWSDRREDFRTEILGLMKAQQVKNSVIVPSGAKGGFVPKLLPVNGTREEIMAEGIGCYQLFIRGLLDITDNYVEGKVVKPENVVCYDEDDPYLVVAADKGTATFSDLANAISLEYGFWLGDAFASGGSIGYDHKKMGITAKGAWESVKRHFYELDMDIENNDFTVVGIGDMAGDVFGNGMLLSKHIKLVGAFNHIHIFVDPDPDAEASFKERERLFHLPRSNWTDYDKKLISKGGGVFNRNAKSIPVSKEMQAVFGIKQTEIEPNELIKAILKAKVDLLWSAGIGTYVKASTESNANVGDRTNDATRINAKQLRCKVVGEGGNLGLTQLARVEYSLNGGMVFTDFIDNSGGVNCSDKEVNIKILLNGIVAAGDLTPKQRNELLIEMTDEVSKLVLRDNFLQTRAISLSASQPLQALDLQSRYISELERSGKIDRNLEYLPDDKTLMERKLMGKGLMRPNIAVLMCYSKTILKEQILASGVPEESYMTQFLISSFPKPLQEQFSKQMQAHPLKREIIATRLSNIIVNEMGFTYIYRLQDETGAPVSAIVRAYMITRSVLGLESVWKQIEELGTKISAKRQAEMMMLYSRLARRITRWFLRNQRRSVDISEVVKLYAQGVVELKMSFPAILSEERRIKYQEHYQELIDEGIPSTLAHDLTVTRGLFAATDIIEIADKKEMKVAQVAEIYFGIGEFLDLAWIRKQIIMHPSENHWESLSREALRDDLDWQQRQLTAGLINYDGDNPDLQSRLASWGESHRTLIQRWRYILADLKASTVLNYTMFFVAIRELLDLTQTTLQSYALAEQEI from the coding sequence ATGTCTTATAAATTTGAAGAGGGTAAAGATGTATTAATTGAAGCCATTGTAGACAGGATTAGGAGCTCTATGGTTGATGATCAAGCCGAGTTCTGCGCCGAATTTGCCAAACAACTCTATGGGACTGTTGCTATGGAAGATCTGAGCGCATGGACAATCGATGATCTGTATGGTGCGGTAGTTAATTTCTGGTCATTGATTAGTGAACGCGCGCCACATGAAACAAAAATTCGTATCTATAATCCAGACTATGAACGTCATGGATGGCAAACGACGCATACAGTGATTGAAGTAATTTGTGATGATATGCCATTTTTGGTTGATTCAATTCGTTTGGTAATCCACAGAATGGGACTATCTTCTCATCTGACTATCCATATGGGTGGTATCCGTGTTAAGAGAGATAAGGAAAATCGAATTTGTGAAATTTTACCTCGAAATCAGATATTGGATGAAAAAGGGGTAATTCATGAAGCTCCTATATTTCTCGAGATTGATCGACAAACCGATCCAGAAGTACTTGAAGAGATACATAAAGGGTGCGAACGAGCTCTTGAAGATAATCGAGTTGTTTTCGAAGATTGGGACAAAATGCGGGCTGCTGTCCGAGAAGCTATTGCGGAAATCGATAAAGTTTCTTCTGTGCTTGACTTGGACGAAGTTGAGGAGACCAAAGCATTTTTACATTGGATTGAAGACCATCACTTTACCTTTTTAGGGATGAGAGATTACGAATTGGTACAAAAAGGTAAGGAAACAGTGCTTCAAGCTGTTCCTAACACCGGATTGGGACTTTTACGTGAAAGCGTGACTAAATCAATAACACGTAATATATCGGCAATGACACCCGAAGCGCGTGAATTCACCTTATCTCCCCGTATCCTGGTTACTTCCAAAACCAATACTCTGGCAAGCGTACATCGTGATGCTTACACTGACTATATAGGAATTAAGCGATTCAACTCTCAAGGAAATGTGATTGGGGAACGAAGAATAATTGGTCTTTATACTTCCGCTGCTTATCATACTAATCCAAAACAGATTCCATTCTTGAGACGTAAAGTAGCGCTCATTATGGAAAATTCCAAATTAAATCCCCGCAGCCACGCGGGTAAAGTTTTGTTAAATATTCTTGAAACATTGCCCCGTGATGATTTAATCCAGGGAACTGAAGACGAACTACTCGAAATCGCAATGGGCATTTTTTACATGCAAGATAGAAAGCGCATTCGTCTTTTTGCCCGAGTTGATGTCTATCGCCGTTTTGTCTCATGCCTGGTCTATGTTCCCAAGGACAGAATCAATACCGAACTGCGCATGGCAATGAAGAAAATTCTTGATGAAAGTTTTAACTCGATTGAGACAACGTATTCAACTCAATTTACCGAGTCCGTGCTGGCAAGAGTTCATTTTATTATTAAAATTAACCCTAATTTGCCGCTGGAATTTGATTTAAAAGAAATTGAAAGAAAATTGATTGAAGCAGGCCGCTCATGGACTGATGATTTACAGACCCATTTATACGAAGCATATGGAGAAGAACAGGCAAATAGCCTTTATGCGCGGTATAAAAATGCATTTCCTGTTGCATATAGCGATATGTTCCCCGCCAGGACCGCAGTTTATGATATTAAACATATCGAATTGCTTACACCCGAACAGCCTTTAGAAATAAACTTTTATAAACCGTTGGATGAGTCAGAAAACAGTTTCAGGTTAAAAGTATACCAACACGATACTACCATCCCCTTATCTGATGTTTTACCTATATTGGAAAAATTAGGCTTGCGCGCGATTAGCGAACGTCCCTATCAATTAAAATTCGAAGATGGCAAAGTTGCCTGGATCAATGAATTTTCCATGCAATATAACAAGCCAATTCAGTTCGAACTGGATGAAATTAAAGAATTATTCCAGAATGCGTTCGCCAAGGTGTGGTTTGGACAGGCCGAAAATGATGGATTTAATCAACTCGTTTTAGCCGCAGGCCTTAACTGGCGGGAAGTCGCTGTTTTGCGTACTTATGCTAAATATTTTAAACAAATTGGTATTACCTTTAGCCAAGATTATATGGAAACGGCGTTAAATAATAATGTTGGCATTGCGAAAAAATTGGTAAGATTATTTGAGATTCGTTGTAGCCCTGTGGATGATCCCAGTAGAGAGGATCGGTTCACTGATTTATCCGTTGAAATATTAAACGACCTTGATACGGTATCAAATCTTGATGAAGATAAAATAATAAGGCAGTATATTCATGCTATTAGTGCAACATTACGAACTAATTTCTATCAATTAAAAGATGATGGACATCATAAGCCTTATATTTCACTTAAGTTAAACAGCAAGATTATACCTGGTGTTCCTAAACCCCATCCCATGTTTGAAATTTTTGTTTACTCTCCACGATTTGAGGGGGTTCATCTACGTTGTGGTAAGGTTGCTCGCGGAGGGTTACGCTGGTCTGATCGAAGAGAAGATTTCCGTACAGAGATACTTGGTTTAATGAAAGCACAACAAGTAAAAAATTCGGTAATTGTACCCAGTGGCGCTAAAGGTGGTTTTGTGCCCAAGTTGTTGCCTGTAAACGGTACACGCGAAGAAATAATGGCGGAAGGGATTGGTTGTTATCAATTATTTATTCGTGGACTTCTGGATATTACGGACAATTATGTTGAGGGCAAGGTTGTCAAACCTGAAAATGTTGTATGTTATGATGAAGATGATCCTTATCTTGTTGTTGCGGCAGATAAGGGTACGGCAACTTTCTCCGATCTTGCTAACGCTATTTCTCTGGAATATGGTTTTTGGTTGGGTGACGCTTTTGCATCAGGCGGCTCAATAGGTTATGACCACAAGAAAATGGGAATTACAGCCAAAGGTGCATGGGAATCAGTAAAACGGCATTTCTATGAATTAGACATGGATATTGAAAATAATGATTTTACTGTTGTCGGTATCGGCGATATGGCTGGAGACGTTTTCGGTAATGGCATGCTTCTGTCTAAACACATTAAACTTGTTGGCGCATTTAATCATATTCATATATTTGTTGATCCCGATCCGGATGCAGAAGCCAGCTTTAAAGAGCGTGAACGCTTGTTTCATCTACCTCGCTCAAACTGGACGGATTATGATAAAAAACTAATTTCCAAGGGCGGCGGTGTATTCAATCGTAACGCCAAGTCCATTCCTGTCAGTAAGGAAATGCAGGCAGTCTTTGGAATTAAACAAACAGAAATTGAACCAAATGAACTAATTAAAGCAATTCTAAAAGCTAAGGTTGATTTACTTTGGAGCGCGGGAATTGGGACTTATGTTAAAGCCAGTACTGAGTCCAATGCGAATGTTGGTGACCGAACTAATGATGCAACACGGATTAATGCCAAACAATTGCGTTGCAAGGTTGTGGGTGAGGGGGGTAACCTGGGATTAACCCAATTGGCCCGGGTTGAATATTCTCTGAATGGCGGAATGGTGTTTACCGATTTCATTGATAACTCAGGCGGTGTTAATTGTTCTGATAAAGAAGTAAATATTAAAATTCTTCTTAACGGTATTGTGGCAGCTGGTGATCTGACGCCAAAACAACGTAATGAGTTGTTAATAGAAATGACCGATGAGGTAAGTAAGTTAGTGCTTCGTGACAATTTCTTACAAACCCGTGCTATTAGCTTATCTGCATCACAACCTCTGCAAGCACTGGATTTGCAAAGCCGTTACATTAGTGAACTGGAACGCTCAGGAAAAATTGATCGTAACTTGGAATATTTACCTGATGATAAAACCCTAATGGAACGCAAGCTCATGGGTAAGGGATTGATGCGTCCAAATATCGCTGTGTTGATGTGTTACAGTAAAACGATTCTGAAGGAGCAAATTTTAGCTTCCGGTGTTCCTGAAGAAAGTTATATGACGCAATTTTTAATAAGCTCATTCCCTAAACCATTACAAGAACAATTTAGCAAGCAAATGCAAGCTCATCCCTTAAAGAGAGAGATTATTGCAACCCGTTTAAGCAATATCATAGTAAATGAAATGGGCTTTACTTATATTTATAGATTACAAGATGAAACTGGGGCACCTGTTTCTGCCATTGTAAGAGCATACATGATTACTCGTTCAGTGCTTGGTTTGGAATCTGTTTGGAAACAAATCGAAGAATTGGGTACCAAGATCAGTGCTAAAAGACAAGCAGAAATGATGATGCTTTATTCCCGATTGGCACGACGTATTACACGCTGGTTCCTTCGTAACCAACGTCGATCTGTAGATATTTCTGAAGTCGTGAAACTTTATGCACAAGGTGTTGTTGAGTTGAAAATGTCTTTCCCTGCCATCTTAAGTGAAGAGCGGAGGATAAAATATCAAGAGCACTATCAAGAGCTTATTGATGAAGGTATCCCTTCAACTTTAGCGCACGATCTTACTGTAACGCGGGGATTGTTTGCGGCAACTGATATTATAGAAATCGCTGATAAGAAAGAAATGAAAGTCGCTCAGGTTGCTGAAATTTATTTTGGAATCGGTGAGTTCCTGGATCTTGCCTGGATAAGAAAGCAAATTATTATGCATCCAAGTGAGAATCACTGGGAATCTTTGTCTAGGGAGGCATTACGGGACGATTTGGATTGGCAACAACGTCAACTGACAGCCGGACTGATTAACTATGATGGAGATAATCCTGATCTGCAATCACGTCTTGCTTCTTGGGGAGAATCTCACCGTACATTAATTCAGCGTTGGCGCTACATTTTGGCCGATCTGAAAGCGAGTACGGTCCTGAACTATACTATGTTTTTTGTGGCAATCAGAGAGTTATTGGATTTAACTCAAACTACTTTGCAGTCTTATGCATTGGCTGAGCAGGAAATATAA
- a CDS encoding NAD-dependent succinate-semialdehyde dehydrogenase: protein MKIQTVNPATEQIIQNYDCLNEQHVNERLNKAHETYLAWKITSFNQRKTLMLQLAELLKSKIDELAHLMAIEMGKPITAGKAEINKCVWLCEHYAEHAEEYLAPKLIQTEMKKAKVCHVSLGIVFAIMPWNFPFWQVFRFAVPTIMAGNAAVLKHAPVSSGTGNKIEELFLEAGFPEHLFQHLIVDNDGAAKIIENPHVIAVTLTGSGRAGSAVASHAGKFLKKSVLELGGSDPYLVLEDADLDLAAQCIVNSRLNNSGQVCIAAKRIIVLKSIEEELVNKIIEHIDAFKMGDPLDPKTKLGPLARSDLRENLHIQVEKSLKQGAKLLLGGIIPEGKGFYYPPTLITQVKPGMPAFDEELFGPVIAIITVDNEEEGIKYANQSRYGLGAAVFTRDLEKGEHIATHEIEAGACFVNALVASDPRLPFGGIKESGYGRELSREGILEFVNTKTVAVSDS, encoded by the coding sequence ATGAAAATTCAAACTGTAAACCCTGCAACAGAACAAATAATACAAAATTATGATTGCCTCAATGAACAGCACGTCAATGAACGACTTAATAAGGCACATGAAACCTACTTGGCATGGAAAATAACGTCTTTTAACCAAAGAAAAACTTTAATGTTGCAACTTGCGGAACTTTTGAAATCTAAGATTGATGAATTGGCTCATTTAATGGCAATTGAAATGGGTAAACCGATTACTGCGGGTAAGGCTGAAATTAATAAATGTGTTTGGTTATGTGAACATTATGCAGAGCATGCTGAAGAATATCTTGCTCCAAAGCTCATCCAAACTGAGATGAAAAAAGCAAAAGTATGTCATGTGTCCCTCGGAATTGTTTTCGCAATCATGCCTTGGAATTTCCCATTTTGGCAGGTTTTTCGCTTTGCGGTACCTACAATTATGGCCGGAAATGCAGCGGTTCTGAAGCATGCACCTGTTTCATCAGGTACAGGAAATAAAATTGAGGAATTATTTTTGGAGGCAGGTTTTCCTGAGCATCTTTTTCAACATCTGATAGTTGACAATGATGGAGCCGCAAAAATCATAGAAAATCCCCATGTCATTGCAGTCACCTTAACGGGGAGCGGACGAGCCGGGAGTGCGGTTGCGAGCCATGCAGGTAAATTCTTAAAGAAATCCGTGCTGGAGCTTGGCGGAAGCGATCCCTATCTAGTTCTTGAAGATGCGGATCTTGATTTGGCAGCACAGTGTATTGTCAATTCAAGGCTTAATAATTCTGGTCAAGTCTGTATTGCTGCCAAGCGCATCATTGTTTTAAAATCAATTGAAGAAGAGTTGGTAAATAAAATAATCGAGCATATCGACGCATTCAAAATGGGGGACCCACTCGATCCCAAAACCAAGCTAGGTCCACTAGCCCGTTCAGATTTGCGTGAAAACTTACATATTCAAGTAGAAAAATCATTGAAACAAGGTGCTAAATTATTGCTAGGTGGTATAATTCCCGAAGGTAAAGGCTTTTATTATCCACCAACATTAATAACGCAGGTAAAACCTGGTATGCCTGCATTTGATGAAGAATTATTTGGTCCTGTTATCGCGATTATTACAGTCGATAATGAGGAAGAAGGAATTAAATACGCAAATCAGAGCAGATATGGACTCGGCGCAGCTGTGTTTACTCGTGATTTGGAAAAAGGGGAACACATAGCGACCCATGAAATCGAGGCGGGGGCTTGTTTCGTTAATGCTTTGGTGGCCTCTGACCCCAGATTGCCATTTGGTGGGATAAAAGAGTCAGGCTATGGTCGTGAGTTATCCAGGGAAGGGATTTTAGAGTTTGTAAATACTAAAACCGTAGCGGTTAGTGATTCGTGA
- the pcsA gene encoding phosphatidylcholine synthase: protein MNRSKQQFHPLQHVAAWSVHVFTASAACIGVFSLVKMYEQQYIFALWLMLITVVIDAVDGSLARLFNIKEILPQIDGALLDNIVDYLNYVITPCFFLLVKPGMLPDTYSVFLIAAVTITSAYQFCQSDAKTPDHFFKGFPCYWNITILYMFIFNTSATTNAIILIILSILIFVPVKYVYPSRLDYLTDSRILKILMHVCSGIYAISSICLLISYPNTNVVCLSLSLAYVGMYLFLSFYRTYYPMIKAKISSHKE, encoded by the coding sequence ATGAATCGAAGCAAACAGCAATTCCATCCATTACAACATGTAGCGGCTTGGTCAGTGCACGTATTTACTGCAAGCGCCGCCTGTATTGGTGTCTTTTCATTAGTAAAGATGTACGAACAACAGTATATTTTTGCGTTATGGCTTATGCTGATTACAGTTGTGATCGATGCAGTTGATGGAAGTCTTGCCCGTTTATTTAATATTAAAGAGATTTTGCCGCAAATAGATGGAGCTCTACTTGATAATATTGTTGATTATTTGAATTACGTAATAACCCCCTGTTTTTTCTTGCTTGTCAAACCAGGGATGCTTCCGGATACATACTCTGTCTTTTTAATAGCCGCAGTTACTATTACTTCTGCCTATCAATTTTGTCAATCGGATGCCAAAACACCCGATCATTTTTTTAAAGGCTTTCCTTGTTATTGGAACATAACTATTTTATATATGTTTATTTTTAACACTTCAGCGACAACAAATGCAATTATACTAATCATCCTTTCTATTCTAATCTTTGTACCTGTCAAATATGTATACCCTTCCAGACTGGATTATTTAACAGATTCCAGGATATTAAAAATTCTCATGCATGTATGTTCGGGTATTTATGCGATTAGCTCTATTTGTTTGCTTATCAGTTATCCCAATACGAATGTTGTTTGTCTTAGCCTTTCCTTGGCATATGTAGGAATGTACTTGTTTTTAAGTTTTTATAGGACTTATTACCCAATGATTAAGGCAAAAATCTCTTCCCATAAGGAATAG
- the rplI gene encoding 50S ribosomal protein L9, which yields MEVILLEKVRNLGNLGDRVNVKAGYGRNFLIPQNKAVFATPKNIEMFEQRRVELEKKAQQSLAVAEQRAAKLNDTNLVISAMASDEGKLYGSVGVNEIKDALTEKNIEVIKREIVMPEGPLHSIGTFVVEVHVHSDVIAKLHVEIVPAK from the coding sequence ATGGAAGTTATCTTATTAGAAAAAGTGAGAAATTTAGGTAATCTTGGTGATAGAGTAAATGTAAAAGCTGGTTATGGCCGTAATTTCTTGATACCACAAAATAAAGCGGTTTTTGCAACTCCCAAAAACATTGAAATGTTTGAACAACGTCGGGTTGAGTTGGAGAAAAAAGCCCAACAATCATTGGCTGTTGCAGAACAACGTGCTGCTAAATTGAATGATACCAATTTAGTTATCAGTGCAATGGCGAGTGATGAAGGTAAATTATATGGTTCAGTTGGTGTTAATGAAATTAAAGATGCTTTAACTGAGAAAAATATTGAAGTGATTAAGCGTGAGATCGTAATGCCTGAAGGACCTCTTCATTCAATTGGTACCTTCGTAGTGGAAGTTCATGTACACAGCGATGTTATTGCCAAGTTGCATGTTGAAATTGTTCCAGCCAAGTAA
- the rpsR gene encoding 30S ribosomal protein S18, whose protein sequence is MSAYFRRKKMCRFSAEGGNEIDYKDINLLKNYISETGKIVPSRITGTQTRFQRQLARAIMQARFLGLLPYCDSHK, encoded by the coding sequence ATGTCAGCTTATTTTCGTAGAAAAAAAATGTGCCGATTCAGTGCTGAAGGCGGCAATGAGATTGATTACAAAGATATCAATTTGTTGAAAAATTACATTTCTGAAACCGGTAAAATAGTTCCCAGCCGCATTACTGGAACACAAACCCGTTTTCAAAGACAATTAGCAAGAGCAATTATGCAAGCCAGATTCCTTGGTCTGTTGCCTTATTGTGATAGCCATAAATAA
- the rpsF gene encoding 30S ribosomal protein S6 yields the protein MRHYEIMFLVHPDQSEQVPAMVERYEGIISKHNGVIHRKEDLGRRQLAYPISDVHKAHYILMNIECSLEALEEIKNAFKYNDAIIRNLITRQKQAITTESVLMKKEKETRSA from the coding sequence ATGAGACATTATGAAATTATGTTTCTTGTGCACCCTGATCAAAGCGAACAAGTTCCAGCAATGGTTGAGCGCTATGAAGGGATCATAAGCAAGCACAATGGTGTAATCCACCGCAAAGAAGACTTGGGGCGTCGCCAATTAGCTTATCCAATAAGTGATGTTCATAAAGCACATTATATTCTTATGAATATTGAATGTAGCCTTGAAGCTCTGGAAGAAATTAAGAATGCATTTAAATACAATGATGCAATTATCAGAAACTTAATTACTCGTCAAAAACAAGCAATCACTACTGAATCTGTTTTGATGAAGAAAGAAAAAGAAACCAGATCAGCGTAA
- a CDS encoding carbon storage regulator, which produces MDIISLHFEEPLIIHIGDATVKILAFKTQEHGNIKFGVDAPRSVNVHREEIFHAIKQKQQLLETVE; this is translated from the coding sequence ATGGATATAATTTCTCTTCACTTTGAGGAACCTTTAATAATTCATATTGGTGATGCAACTGTAAAAATTTTGGCTTTTAAAACGCAAGAACATGGAAACATTAAATTTGGTGTTGATGCCCCCAGATCAGTTAATGTGCATCGAGAAGAAATTTTTCATGCAATTAAACAAAAGCAGCAACTCTTAGAAACTGTTGAATAA
- a CDS encoding phosphatase PAP2 family protein → MNQVLSRSIIIYAGLILALSCLVFSINHFFYQYPGNNFFPEGIPSLVLTLILLNLGLNLYFPQGSKYRSLGLELIYFFIVMSVIAIATNAVQLTPFPIIDRYIVALEEYLDIRMENILVWTHHHPYFQFVLAQIYDSLPYQMSIIPLVVIITCKFHLIREYYFYMLSTVLIGFTVYYFFPTTAPASVINSPLFSQEQIDTGLKFWQIHHYINPTTNEGGLIAFPSFHTIWAILCVNLLREWIIPCILLLIVNILLIASCVLLGWHYVSDILGGLIILFISYCLLKYSDRHNRRKSSQIFRINPVG, encoded by the coding sequence ATGAATCAGGTACTATCGCGGTCAATTATAATTTATGCCGGATTGATTCTGGCATTATCTTGCCTAGTTTTTTCAATAAATCATTTCTTTTATCAATATCCAGGTAATAATTTTTTTCCGGAAGGCATCCCATCATTAGTATTGACATTGATTCTTCTAAATCTTGGACTTAATCTTTATTTTCCTCAGGGAAGCAAGTACAGGTCGCTGGGGTTAGAACTGATTTATTTTTTTATTGTTATGAGTGTAATCGCAATTGCCACTAATGCCGTGCAATTAACTCCTTTTCCAATAATTGACCGATATATTGTTGCTTTAGAAGAATATTTGGATATTCGCATGGAAAATATATTGGTTTGGACTCACCATCATCCCTACTTTCAATTTGTCCTTGCGCAAATTTACGATAGCCTACCTTACCAAATGAGTATTATTCCCTTGGTGGTTATTATCACCTGCAAGTTCCATCTGATTAGAGAGTATTATTTTTATATGTTATCTACTGTTTTAATTGGGTTTACCGTTTATTATTTTTTTCCTACAACTGCTCCTGCAAGTGTGATTAATAGCCCTTTATTCTCACAAGAACAAATAGATACTGGCTTGAAATTCTGGCAAATCCATCATTACATTAATCCAACCACTAATGAAGGTGGATTGATTGCGTTCCCCTCCTTCCATACAATCTGGGCCATCTTATGCGTAAACTTGCTTCGAGAATGGATTATTCCCTGCATCCTGTTACTGATTGTTAATATATTACTTATTGCATCCTGTGTTTTACTGGGATGGCATTATGTATCCGATATCTTAGGTGGTCTAATTATATTATTCATAAGTTATTGTCTCTTAAAGTACAGCGACCGGCACAATCGTCGTAAATCCTCTCAAATTTTTCGTATTAACCCCGTAGGATAA
- a CDS encoding L,D-transpeptidase family protein, translated as MANSLQVILTKRLFILFFLQALIAFSTNATTLVLPPTGDVVGDVQYTLSEVNETIDEVGRRFDVGYNEIVRANPQINSSRSIINSRLVIPGQYILPDGPRKGIVINLAEYRLYYFPQNENVVITFPVGIGRSGWNTPLGVTKVVAKVANPKWRPTGNLRAEAEKNGDFLPDEFPSGPYNPLGQYALRLGWPTYLIHGTNKLDGIGMRVSAGCIRMFPDDIEYLYRMVPLGTSVRVINQPIKIGRKDGAWVIQIHPLLSEQRGKTLHSLLNKQLKNQHISNLENNKIIHNELAYPTGLIRKI; from the coding sequence ATGGCTAATTCATTGCAAGTGATCTTAACTAAAAGATTATTTATTTTGTTTTTCTTACAAGCTCTTATTGCATTCAGTACGAATGCAACTACTCTGGTTTTGCCACCAACAGGTGATGTTGTTGGGGATGTTCAATACACCTTATCCGAAGTTAATGAAACGATTGATGAAGTTGGTCGGCGTTTTGATGTGGGATATAATGAAATTGTCAGGGCAAATCCACAAATCAATTCCAGTCGGTCCATCATAAATTCACGGCTTGTGATTCCTGGACAATATATTTTGCCTGATGGGCCTAGAAAAGGGATTGTAATTAATCTCGCTGAGTATCGCTTGTATTATTTCCCTCAAAATGAAAACGTTGTAATTACTTTCCCCGTAGGCATCGGAAGGTCAGGATGGAATACTCCTTTGGGGGTAACAAAAGTTGTTGCGAAAGTAGCAAACCCCAAATGGCGCCCAACCGGTAATTTACGCGCAGAAGCAGAGAAAAATGGTGATTTTTTACCTGATGAGTTTCCTTCAGGGCCCTATAATCCACTAGGGCAATATGCTTTGCGACTAGGATGGCCAACGTATTTAATTCATGGAACTAACAAACTTGATGGGATAGGGATGCGCGTAAGTGCAGGATGTATTCGCATGTTTCCTGATGACATTGAGTACTTGTATCGTATGGTTCCCCTAGGAACTTCTGTTCGGGTAATCAACCAACCTATAAAAATAGGAAGAAAGGATGGGGCTTGGGTAATACAAATTCATCCTCTTTTGAGCGAACAAAGGGGCAAGACACTGCATTCCTTACTCAATAAACAATTGAAAAATCAACATATTTCAAATCTCGAAAACAATAAAATAATCCATAATGAGCTTGCTTATCCTACGGGGTTAATACGAAAAATTTGA